A window from Neodiprion fabricii isolate iyNeoFabr1 chromosome 2, iyNeoFabr1.1, whole genome shotgun sequence encodes these proteins:
- the LOC124174752 gene encoding uncharacterized protein LOC124174752: MSVVEDGFRLAGAPSESSLTSKARIDALFEDTRSVCSSMLGGWYAEVNLPAMTFDNLDEIGAEEQKRVNSAVQARIEAMFASVEAETGIPGECAAAILPVRYLGAAPVGGRVASVRGLQEPLRDLLGRLEKSLPAELEVSRRGLTFRTSESVEKTNPFRRIAVWSALGLRSKRLGSGELQFAFVPLVGDDATPSSCGDDKHADLYRTMKSLKRGARSCPPIFAVVMRRPGAVRLLECHAFVCRVEEDAVAAAATLYRALLADLDANRQRPRQTNGVGRVSLASAASLSSSIVRDALPTGRSRLGPPPPRPTAPHPVRPPRVKKNSLFKDEGSSSGLENLVERSGKTVEVKAEDILEGRSRRSSVALSVALPLSLTVDNNSVSQKVLQENNKNNSMYGKSVISARNQNQYEIFQRIDSNRNDIKDNFRTRGHSGSTYVGVETKIPGPRNTGKLDDGKLQVEKDDRSNGGIRRPTSSIGEERVNILNQNQENIQPTKKQGYQSRASSVTSERSNSNGIYNQISGSYNIYDQSEASKRSKDQRQVYEEHFRDVDKISTLNQDEDEEYIEKGKSWYPRNSAVYKGRNSQEAKGAKVTERQSSASNVSLTKPASKNTLTSKVTEYSQPKPRRSSRAGSEPPRIGRVENDLVFSSAAQQENRLKKAQSDLDLDGGDLLTRVELPRRGSFLNSSSTRKPEKFQGRTPLGFTELFDEFRNQEGLTSVDDILAAIIDPEGMSFNDLKPLYKEFLLKLATTLTRDELYERSASIMRRRRRPQRGRASRRPCLLGRAIKRSVSRLKGGPTEFTSVIFPARKLNDSLGSSSSYDVRNTRNRVLTSKLNRKRSSRCRPKAAIGQTTSEDSDTCRRFGRVVAANRSSSGYVSCSECSYDSESCTCVSADKCYCSLSRRVSAPEIPVATVMCSCDTDSCSESNKCYCARKLPVRQPTILEQLRQHGIVPSESTLSRAGSPQVVRTVRTNKSYSSSRSLEFHKVRPRANSSDNLALDYDLFSPGKNPRSISANSDKVLVVGARDPQGRLIYVGGTGRGKRAAASETGRSRAHHEALSIKKSAEIAAVFGSSAKVGRRASNASSLKSSASMEAGLGYLP, encoded by the exons ATGTCAGTCGTCGAAGACGGTTTCCGGCTGGCGGGGGCACCTTCAGAGTCTTCGCTGACCAGCAAGGCGCGGATCGACGCCCTCTTCGAAGACACGCGTTCAGTCTGCAGCTCCATGTTGGGAGGCTGGTACGCGGAGGTGAATCTGCCCGCGATGACGTTCGACAATTTGGACGAAATCGGTGCCGAAGAGCAGAAACGAGTCAACAGCGCTGTCCAAGCTCGGATCGAAGCCATGTTCGCATCAGTCGAAGCTGAGACTGGAATCCCAGGGGAATGCGCCGCCGCCATATTGCCA GTGAGATACTTGGGAGCTGCGCCAGTTGGAGGTAGAGTGGCGAGTGTCCGCGGTCTTCAGGAGCCCCTCCGAGACCTCCTGGGTAGGTTGGAAAAGTCGCTGCCAGCTGAGCTGGAGGTCTCACGACGAGGCCTGACATTTCGAACGAGCGAGTCGGTGGAAAAGACGAACCCCTTCCGGAGAATCGCGGTCTGGAGCGCGTTGGGTCTGAGATCAAAGAGGCTGGGATCTGGCGAGCTTCAATTCGCCTTCGTGCCGCTGGTCGGTGACGACGCGACTCCTTCGTCCTGCGGGGACGACAAGCACGCCGATCTCTACCGGACGATGAAGAGTTTGAAAAGAGGCGCGCGGTCCTGCCCGCCGATTTTCGCTGTCGTGATGAGACGTCCCGGCGCCGTGCGGCTGCTCGAATGTCACGCCTTCGTCTGTCGAGTCGAGGAAGACGCCGTGGCAGCAGCCGCTACGCTTTACCGCGCGCTGCTCGCCGATCTTGACGCCAACAGGCAGCGACCCAGACAGACAAACGGCGTTGGCCGTGTCAGCTTGGCTTCAGCAGCGTCGCTCTCCTCGAGCATCGTGCGGGACGCTCTGCCAACCGGAAGAAGCCGGCTCGGTCCTCCACCTCCGAGACCGACGGCTCCGCATCCCGTCCGCCCTCCGAGGGTAAAGAAGAACTCGCTGTTCAAGGACGAGGGTAGTTCCAGTGGACTCGAAAATTTGGTCGAGAGAAGCGGGAAGACCGTCGAGGTCAAGGCGGAGGACATATTGGAAGGAAGGAGTCGCCGGTCATCCGTCGCCCTGAGCGTTGCATTGCCGCTGTCGCTTACGGTCGATAATAACTCGGTCAGTCAGAAGGTTCTTCAGGagaacaacaagaacaatTCGATGTATGGGAAGTCGGTGATTTCAGCTCGGAATCAGAACCAGTACGAAATATTCCAAAGAATAGACAGTAACCGAAACGATATTAAGGACAACTTTAGGACCCGAGGGCATTCCGGTTCAACGTACGTCGGagttgagacgaaaattcctGGACCTCGCAACACCGGGAAATTGGATGACGGGAAGCTGCAAGTTGAGAAGGATGATCGCTCGAATGGCGGGATAAGACGGCCGACTTCCAGCATCGGCGAGGAACGTGTCAACATACTTAATCAGAATCAGGAGAATATTCAGCCGACGAAGAAGCAGGGTTATCAAAGTCGAGCGAGCAGTGTGACGAGCGAGAGGAGCAACTCGAACGGGATTTACAATCAAATATCGGGTTCGTACAACATCTACGATCAAAGTGAGGCTAGCAAGCGCAGCAAAGATCAGAGGCAGGTGTACGAGGAGCACTTCAGGGACGTCGACAAGATTTCAACTCTGAATCAGGACGAAGACGAGGAGTATATCGAAAAAGGAAAGTCTTGGTACCCGAGAAACTCCGCAGTGTACAAAGGGCGTAATAGCCAAGAGGCTAAAGGTGCTAAAGTCACTGAAAGACAGTCTTCAGCGTCGAATGTCTCGCTGACGAAACCAGCATCGAAAAATACGCTCACCTCCAAGGTTACGGAATATTCGCAGCCGAAACCGCGAAGGAGCAGCAGAGCCGGTAGTGAACCTCCGAGAATCGGTCGCGTGGAAAATGATTTGGTGTTTTCCTCCGCCGCGCAACAGGAAAATCGGCTCAAGAAAGCACAGAGTGATCTCGACTTGGACGGTGGCGATTTGCTGACTAGGGTTGAACTGCCCAGAAGAGGGAGCTTTCTGAACTCTAGCAGCACTAGAAAACCTGAGAAATTTCAAGGCCGCACTCCTCTAGGATTCACCGAATTGTTCGACGAGTTTCGGAACCAGGAAGGCCTTACCAGTGTCGACGATATTCTAGCTGCTATAATTG atcccGAAGGAATGTCCTTCAACGATCTGAAGCCGCTCTATAAGGAGTTCCTCCTGAAATTAGCTACGACCTTGACACGCGACGAATTGTACGAGCGTTCAGCGAGCATAATGCGAAGGCGTCGTCGACCGCAACGAGGtcgagcgtcgcgacgcccttGTCTGCTTGGTCGGGCCATAAAGCGGTCAGTTTCCCGGCTGAAAGGCGGTCCGACGGAATTCACCTCGGTCATTTTTCCCGCGAGAAAATTGAACGACAGTCTGGGTAGCAGTTCGTCCTATGACGTCAGAAATACCAGGAATCGAGTCCTCACCAGTAAACTAAACCGTAAAAGATCTTCTCGATGCCGTCCGAAGGCCGCCATTGGACAAACAACCTCCGAAGACAGCGATACTT GCAGACGTTTCGGCAGAGTAGTAGCAGCAAACCGAAGTAGCAGCGGATACGTCAGCTGCAGTGAATGTAGCTACGATTCAGAATCGTGCACGTGCGTCTCTGCGGACAAATGCTACTGCTCTTTGTCGCGGCGCGTATCGGCGCCGGAAATTCCCGTTGCAACGGTGATGTGTTCGTGCGACACGGACAGTTGTTCCGAAAGCAACAAGTGCTACTGCGCCCGAAAACTGCCAGTCCGACAGCCGACCATTCTCGAACAACTCAGACAGCACGGCATCGTCCCGTCGGAAAGCACCCTGAGTCGCGCTGGCAGTCCGCAAGTCGTCAGAACTGTCAGAACAAACAAAAGTTACTCCTCATCCAGGAGCTTGGAGTTCCACAAG GTTCGCCCGAGGGCAAACAGTTCGGATAATCTGGCTTTGGACTACGACCTTTTCAGTCCGGGTAAAAACCCTCGATCGATATCTGCGAACAGCGATAAGGTATTGGTAGTCGGTGCAAGAGATCCGCAAGGACGTTTAATCTACGTTGGAGGTACCGGAAGAGGAAAGCGAGCTGCTGCCAGTGAGACTGGCAGATCGAGAGCGCACCACGAAGCgctgtcgataaaaaaaagtgccgAAATTGCCGCGGTATTTGGCAGCTCTGCTAAGGTCGGGAGAAGAGCCAGTAACGCGTCGAGCTTGAAAAGTTCAGCGAGCATGGAAGCTGGACTTGGCTATCTACCTTGA
- the LOC124174755 gene encoding protein HGH1 homolog isoform X3, with translation MHILMSVTGSNDGIELLLSLPEIVRQLVLLVQDNSTSVCKDAALSLINISAYDGGANALLVISETSKMRPDEKPNDNLVHTCLRCILDKQNDLADPCCMILSNLTRAHSLTERILAVVNNSGYAWSAIIAAFTAQKYNEKGATLHYLGPVFSNLSQSITMRRYLLDKEHCVIQRLLPFTEYVESTVRRGGIVGTLKNCCFDTEYHTWLLGPKVDILPRLLLPLAGPEEFDDDDNDKLPIELQYLPENKTRDSDPDIRTMLLEALAQLCATKEGREILRDKNVYVILREFHKWEKDRAVLLACENVVDILLKKEEEIGLDNLREVNIPEEYKEKFKKMDEEYLNDS, from the exons ATGCATATTTTGATGA GTGTAACAGGCAGCAATGATGGAATTGAGCTGTTATTGAGCTTACCTGAAATAGTAAGGCAACTTGTTCTGCTGGTACAGGATAATTCAACATCAGTCTGCAAAGATGCGGCTCTTTCGTTGATTAACATATCAGCTTATGATGGTGGAGCGAATGCATTACTGGTTATATCAGAGACATCGAAGATGAGACCAGATGAAAAACCAAATGATAATCTAGTACATACTTGCCTTAG ATGCATTTTGGATAAGCAGAACGACTTGGCTGACCCATGTTGCATGATTTTGTCTAATTTAACGCGAGCGCATTCTCTGACAGAAAGAATTTTAGCGGTAGTTAATAATAGCGGTTATGCATGGAGCGCAATAATTGCCGCCTTTACGGCTCAGAAATATAACGAAAAGGGCGCCACCCTCCATTACTTAGGCCCTGTTTTCAGCAATCTTAGCCAATCTATTACCATGCGAAG ATATTTATTGGACAAAGAACATTGCGTCATTCAAAGACTTCTTCCCTTCACAGAATATGTTGAAAGCACGGTAAGACGTGGCGGAATTGTGGGCACATTAAAAAACTGTTGTTTTGATACGGAATACCATACATGGTTATTAGGCCCTAAAGTGGACATTTTACCTCGACTTTTATTGCCCCTTGCTGGTCCGGAAGAGTTCGACGACGATGATAATGACAAACTTCCGATAGAACTACAGTATTTGCCTGAAAACAAAACTAGAGATTCCGATCCTGACATCAG AACAATGCTGTTGGAGGCTTTGGCTCAACTATGCGCAACAAAGGAAGGCCGTGAAATACTGAGGGATAAGAATGTATACGTTATCCTGAGAGAATTTCACAAGTGGGAAAAAGACAGAGCAGTTCTATTGGCGTGCGAAAACGTTGTGGATATATTGCTCAA aaaagAGGAAGAGATCGGCTTGGACAATTTGAGGGAAGTAAACATACCTGAGGAGTAcaaggaaaaattcaaaaaaatggaCGAAGAATATTTAAACGATTCATAG
- the LOC124174755 gene encoding protein HGH1 homolog isoform X1, giving the protein MEALEEISQFLDIGTRLDLKSIALQHVLSVTGSNDGIELLLSLPEIVRQLVLLVQDNSTSVCKDAALSLINISAYDGGANALLVISETSKMRPDEKPNDNLVHTCLRCILDKQNDLADPCCMILSNLTRAHSLTERILAVVNNSGYAWSAIIAAFTAQKYNEKGATLHYLGPVFSNLSQSITMRRYLLDKEHCVIQRLLPFTEYVESTVRRGGIVGTLKNCCFDTEYHTWLLGPKVDILPRLLLPLAGPEEFDDDDNDKLPIELQYLPENKTRDSDPDIRTMLLEALAQLCATKEGREILRDKNVYVILREFHKWEKDRAVLLACENVVDILLKKEEEIGLDNLREVNIPEEYKEKFKKMDEEYLNDS; this is encoded by the exons ATGGAAGCACTTGAAGAAATATCACAATTTTTAGACATTGGAACTCGGTTGGATTTAAAATCCATCGCTTTGCAGCACGTACTGA GTGTAACAGGCAGCAATGATGGAATTGAGCTGTTATTGAGCTTACCTGAAATAGTAAGGCAACTTGTTCTGCTGGTACAGGATAATTCAACATCAGTCTGCAAAGATGCGGCTCTTTCGTTGATTAACATATCAGCTTATGATGGTGGAGCGAATGCATTACTGGTTATATCAGAGACATCGAAGATGAGACCAGATGAAAAACCAAATGATAATCTAGTACATACTTGCCTTAG ATGCATTTTGGATAAGCAGAACGACTTGGCTGACCCATGTTGCATGATTTTGTCTAATTTAACGCGAGCGCATTCTCTGACAGAAAGAATTTTAGCGGTAGTTAATAATAGCGGTTATGCATGGAGCGCAATAATTGCCGCCTTTACGGCTCAGAAATATAACGAAAAGGGCGCCACCCTCCATTACTTAGGCCCTGTTTTCAGCAATCTTAGCCAATCTATTACCATGCGAAG ATATTTATTGGACAAAGAACATTGCGTCATTCAAAGACTTCTTCCCTTCACAGAATATGTTGAAAGCACGGTAAGACGTGGCGGAATTGTGGGCACATTAAAAAACTGTTGTTTTGATACGGAATACCATACATGGTTATTAGGCCCTAAAGTGGACATTTTACCTCGACTTTTATTGCCCCTTGCTGGTCCGGAAGAGTTCGACGACGATGATAATGACAAACTTCCGATAGAACTACAGTATTTGCCTGAAAACAAAACTAGAGATTCCGATCCTGACATCAG AACAATGCTGTTGGAGGCTTTGGCTCAACTATGCGCAACAAAGGAAGGCCGTGAAATACTGAGGGATAAGAATGTATACGTTATCCTGAGAGAATTTCACAAGTGGGAAAAAGACAGAGCAGTTCTATTGGCGTGCGAAAACGTTGTGGATATATTGCTCAA aaaagAGGAAGAGATCGGCTTGGACAATTTGAGGGAAGTAAACATACCTGAGGAGTAcaaggaaaaattcaaaaaaatggaCGAAGAATATTTAAACGATTCATAG
- the LOC124174755 gene encoding protein HGH1 homolog isoform X2 encodes MEALEEISQFLDIGTRLDLKSIALQHVLSVTGSNDGIELLLSLPEIVRQLVLLVQDNSTSVCKDAALSLINISAYDGGANALLVISETSKMRPDEKPNDNLVHTCLRCILDKQNDLADPCCMILSNLTRAHSLTERILAVVNNSGYAWSAIIAAFTAQKYNEKGATLHYLGPVFSNLSQSITMRRYLLDKEHCVIQRLLPFTEYVESTVRRGGIVGTLKNCCFDTEYHTWLLGPKVDILPRLLLPLAGPEEFDDDDNDKLPIELQYLPENKTRDSDPDIRTMLLEALAQLCATKEGREILRDKNVYVILREFHKWEKDRAVLLACENVVDILLKLKRGRDRLGQFEGSKHT; translated from the exons ATGGAAGCACTTGAAGAAATATCACAATTTTTAGACATTGGAACTCGGTTGGATTTAAAATCCATCGCTTTGCAGCACGTACTGA GTGTAACAGGCAGCAATGATGGAATTGAGCTGTTATTGAGCTTACCTGAAATAGTAAGGCAACTTGTTCTGCTGGTACAGGATAATTCAACATCAGTCTGCAAAGATGCGGCTCTTTCGTTGATTAACATATCAGCTTATGATGGTGGAGCGAATGCATTACTGGTTATATCAGAGACATCGAAGATGAGACCAGATGAAAAACCAAATGATAATCTAGTACATACTTGCCTTAG ATGCATTTTGGATAAGCAGAACGACTTGGCTGACCCATGTTGCATGATTTTGTCTAATTTAACGCGAGCGCATTCTCTGACAGAAAGAATTTTAGCGGTAGTTAATAATAGCGGTTATGCATGGAGCGCAATAATTGCCGCCTTTACGGCTCAGAAATATAACGAAAAGGGCGCCACCCTCCATTACTTAGGCCCTGTTTTCAGCAATCTTAGCCAATCTATTACCATGCGAAG ATATTTATTGGACAAAGAACATTGCGTCATTCAAAGACTTCTTCCCTTCACAGAATATGTTGAAAGCACGGTAAGACGTGGCGGAATTGTGGGCACATTAAAAAACTGTTGTTTTGATACGGAATACCATACATGGTTATTAGGCCCTAAAGTGGACATTTTACCTCGACTTTTATTGCCCCTTGCTGGTCCGGAAGAGTTCGACGACGATGATAATGACAAACTTCCGATAGAACTACAGTATTTGCCTGAAAACAAAACTAGAGATTCCGATCCTGACATCAG AACAATGCTGTTGGAGGCTTTGGCTCAACTATGCGCAACAAAGGAAGGCCGTGAAATACTGAGGGATAAGAATGTATACGTTATCCTGAGAGAATTTCACAAGTGGGAAAAAGACAGAGCAGTTCTATTGGCGTGCGAAAACGTTGTGGATATATTGCTCAAGTTA aaaagAGGAAGAGATCGGCTTGGACAATTTGAGGGAAGTAAACATACCTGA
- the LOC124174757 gene encoding PAXIP1-associated glutamate-rich protein 1, whose translation MEQSDEDWSVECSDDEKYEATTANEWTLQPESIMALIEGLEVNHHILELEWKCPGRRGPSPVPTNNRQQDHTSQDYKTEEKSDFDFMDEMSSPRMPVRRVGESTPKGSAKKKTASFNGVLSTMLRHRRLEQQEINSSPKKPEANSPNPKPQATQ comes from the exons ATGGAACAGAGCGACGAGGATTGGTCAGTCGAATGCtctgacgatgaaaaatatgaagcaACTACAGCG AACGAATGGACTCTGCAGCCAGAGAGTATAATGGCATTGATTGAAGGATTGGAGGTGAACCATCATATTCTTGAACTGGAATGGAAATGTCCAGGAAGACGAGGCCCTTCGCCAGTACCCACCAATAATCGTCAACAGGATCACACTTCACAGGATTATAA AACTGAAGAGAAGTCTGATTTTGACTTTATGGATGAAATGTCGTCCCCACGGATGCCAGTTCGGCGAGTTGGGGAAAGCACTCCGAAAGGTAGTGCCAAGAAAAAGACTGCCAGTTTCAACGGGGTCTTATCTACAATGCTCCGACACCGACGCTTGGAACAACAAGAAATCAACTCTAGTCCTAAAAAGCCAGAAGCTAACTCCCCAAACCCCAAGCCACAGGCAACTCAATAG
- the LOC124174753 gene encoding putative molluscan insulin-related peptide(s) receptor translates to MFSWLKFDYFLRTIIIPIIILASILSVRSAADDVSKFVGAARNLTVEVFEYSNYGETDDTDGNNHEGLLKLNISWLPPIAGKDPVSYSIVVTSVQNESSTESIDCPEGSLYYTTQNASQLGVELPQDPLVYGIPELTVTLGCVYDIQVYANPRRNPNVVHPNLFYKVPECIGVKCSCADAEEDMASPEVEVQRLSDDRVIVKWKQLTGNDKVKSYIIRFGVPVLISRSGLPVYNTTEIARVSANNQSFVWSNVSSNINGVVHVVAEDSNGCIGPEGSFSVISNERNNRYKGPMVIIIGSIIASVLILGSLSILWSHDRNRYEIVLSNTDTKNSQSSPVSFSRGQIFTDRLALTKRNAFYVEQEIEEAIQSGRADGLEISYSRIDFKEELGKGQFGTVYLADIDGFEATLFAVKMTNSLTFHDEVDARNQLLEEIAMMKTAGRHPHLVQLIGCCTLPANPVCAIMEYLEGGDLLTYLHNIRKRISSSLASFATDPMSACSPRPSLTETLYTTLGSEPPTTPTLDTFGENNAATDLENSHNYVNIQHQSSSQQLSRTRGDIIGLQSYEFLRFAVEIAKGMQHLEEKGITHRDLAARNILLDGNLTLKVSDFGLSKNGVYVIADGGGTRRLPVRWMSPEAMRDREFSSKSDVWSYAVVLWEIGTLGAFPYPDVRDDHILRHVVVDEKRLSRPEAISVEMYTVMQACWTSRPSDRPNFSQLLSRLLGLGGEPYYPYGKSNPCYTTLPPTEDELQVSPPLSPL, encoded by the exons atgttCTCGTGGCTAAAATTTGATTACTTCTtacgtacaataataataccaataataatattagcCAGCATCCTGTCAGTCAGAAGTGCTGCTGATGATGTTTCCAAGTTTGTTGGTGCTGCACGAAATTTAACTGTGGAAGTCTTCGAATATTCTAATTATGGTGAAACCGACGATACAGATGGAAATAACCACGAAGGATTGCTCAAACTTAACATATCGTGGCTTCCACCAATCGCTGGGAAAGATCCCGTTTCGTAtag CATAGTGGTGACATCGGTCCAAAACGAATCGAGCACAGAGTCGATAGACTGTCCAGAAGGAAGTCTGTATTATACCACGCAAAATGCGAGTCAACTGGGGGTTGAGTTACCCCAAGATCCTCTGGTATATGGAATCCCAGAGTTGACTGTGACACTAGGATGCGTATACGACATTCAAGTCTACGCAAACCCACGGAGAAATCCGAATGTGGTCCATCCAAATCTGTTTTACAAAGTGCCGGAGTGCATTGGTGTCAAATGCAGCTGTGCTGACGCCGAAGAAGATATGGCTTCGCCGGAAGTCGAGGTGCAGAGACTTTCCGATGACCGAGTAATCGTCAAATGGAAACAACTGACGGGGAACGACAAAGTCAAGTCATATATTATCAG ATTCGGAGTGCCCGTTCTGATTTCTCGAAGTGGACTTCCAGTTTACAATACAACCGAAATTGCTCGCGTTTCAGCAAACAATCAGTCCTTCGTTTGGTCCAATGTCAGTTCAAATATTAATGGCGTTGTTCACGTCGTTGCCGAAGATTCCAACGGCTGCATTGGGCCTGAAGGAAGTTTTTCAGTCATCTCAAATGAACGCAATAATAGATACAAAGGACCCATG GTGATAATTATCGGGAGCATTATTGCCAGTGTGTTAATACTCGGAAGTCTGAGCATTTTGTGGTCCCATGACAGGAATAGATACGAAATCGTGCTGTCCAACACCGATACCAAAAA CTCGCAGAGTTCTCCTGTTTCATTTTCTCGAggtcaaattttcaccgaccGTCTCGCGTTGACGAAGCGAAATGCCTTTTACGTTGAACAGGAAATTGAG GAAGCAATTCAAAGCGGGAGGGCTGATGGCCTGGAGATTTCATACTCCCGTATCGACTTCAAAGAGGAACTAGGAAAGGGCCAATTCGGGACGGTGTACCTCGCTGATATAGACGGATTCGAGGCGACGTTGTTTGCTGTTAAGATGACGAACAGTCTGACCTTTCACGACGAAGTCGATGCCAGGAATCAGTTGCTAGAGGAAATTGCGATGATGAAGACTGCTGGACGGCATCCGCATCTTGTCCAGTTAATCGGCTGTTGCACGTTACCAGCGAATCCAGTTTGTGCAATTATGGAGTACCTTGAAGGCGGCGATCTTCTTACCTACCTTCATAATATCAGAAAACGCATTTCTAGCAGCCTTGCGAGTTTCGCCACTGATCCAATGTCCGCATGTAGTCCAAGACCAAGCCTAACCGAAA cTTTGTACACAACGTTGGGAAGTGAGCCACCGACAACACCGACACTGGATACGTTCGGTGAAAATAATGCGGCAACTGATTTGGAAAACTCTCACAATTACGTGAACATCCAACACCAATCATCGAGCCAGCAACTTTCGAGAACGAGAGGAGACATCATTGGTCTTCAAAGTTATGAGTTTTTAAGATTTGCTGTCGAGATTGCAAAGGGCATGCAGCATCTCGAGGAAAAGGGAATCACCCACAGAGATCTCGCAGCCAGAAATATCCTCTTGGATGGAAATTTAACTCTGAAG GTATCGGATTTCGGGCTCTCAAAAAATGGAGTTTATGTGATAGCCGACGGCGGTGGAACGCGACGACTTCCGGTTCGCTGGATGTCGCCGGAAGCGATGCGGGACCGAGAGTTTTCCTCTAAAAGTGATGTCTGGTCCTACGCAGTTGTTTTATGGGAGATTGGAACGCTTGGTGCGTTTCCGTATCCCGATGTTCGCGATGATCATATACTGCGCCACGTGGTTGTTGATGAAAAACGGCTTTCGAGACCGGAAGCCATTTCCGTTGAGATGTATACGGTGATGCAGGCCTGCTGGACATCCCGACCATCCGATAGACCCAATTTTAGTCAACTTTTATCCCGGCTCCTCGGACTCGGTGGAGAGCCCTACTATCCTTATGGGAAGAGCAACCCATGTTATACCACTTTGCCGCCGACGGAGGACGAACTACAAGTCAGTCCACCCTTGAGCCCTCTGTAA